In Pseudoclavibacter sp. Marseille-Q3772, the sequence ACATCGTCACGGTTGGCGCGGGTGAGCTGATCCCGGGCGATGGTGACATCATTTGGGGTATTGCTTCAGTGGACGAATCCGCGATCACGGGTGAATCTGCACCGGTCGTGCGTGAGTCCGGCGGTGATCGGTCCGCAGTAACAGGCGGCACTCGAGTACTGAGCGACCGGATCGTAGTGCGCATCACTTCCAAACCCGGCGCCACCTTCGTGGATCGCATGATTGCCTTGGTTGAGGGCGCGGCACGCCAGAAGACACCGAACGAGATCGCTCTCAACATCCTGCTGGCATCCCTGTCGATCATCTTCTTGGTTGTTGTCCTCACCCTGAACCCTATGGCGACGTATGCTGCCGCACCGGTCAGCGTCACTGTGCTCGTAGCGCTGCTCGTTTGCCTCATCCCAACCACGATCGGTGCCTTGCTCAGCGCAATTGGTATCGCTGGTATGGACCGATTGGTACAACGGAATGTGCTGGCTATGTCTGGGCGTGCTGTAGAGGCCGCCGGTGACGTAACGACACTGCTGCTCGACAAGACCGGAACCATCACATACGGAAACCGGAGAGCAAGCGCCTTTCTCCCCGTTGACGGTGTCGACGAAGCGGAACTCATCCGCGCTGCTGCGTTTTCCTCAGCCGCGGACCCGACCCCAGAAGGCGTATCAATCGTCGAGCTCGCAGCAACCAAGGGTTGTGTACTCGAAGAGCACGTCGATGGCGAGGTCGTTCCGTTTACGGCTGAGACTCGTATGTCTGGGCTTGACCTGCCGGATGGTGGTCAGATCAGGAAGGGTGCCGGGTCTGCCGTGAGCGCCTGGGTACAGCAGATGGATGCGAAATTACCGGTGTCGACCGAGATCCAACTCGATCGCCTCGTCTCCGAGATCTCCGAACAGGGCGGTACTCCGCTGGTGGTGGCCGAAAGCTCGGCAGAGGACACCACCCGCCTGCTCGGCGTTGTGCATCTCAAGGACGTCGTCAAAGAAGGCTTGCCCACCAAGTTCAAGGAACTCCGCGCAATGGGTATCCGCACGGTCATGATCACGGGTGATAACCCACTGACGGCAAAGGCAATCGCCGCTGAAGCCGGGGTGGACGACTTCCTCGCTGAAGCCACGCCCGAGGACAAACTTGCCTATATCAAGAAGGAGCAAGAAGGCGGCAATCTTGTCGCGATGACCGGTGACGGCACCAACGACGCTCCTGCCCTGGCTCAGGCTGACGTGGGCGTCGCCATGAACACCGGTACTTCGGCCGCGAAAGAAGCCGGAAACATGGTTGACCTGGACTCGGACCCGTCCAAACTCATCGAAATCGTTCGTATCGGTAAGCAGCTGTTGATTACCCGCGGTGCACTCACCACGTTCTCCATTGCCAATGACGTCGCGAAGTACTTCGCGATTATTCCGGCAATGTTCATGGGTGTGTTCCCTCAGTTGAGCGCGCTCAACGTAATGGGACTGCATTCCCCAGCTTCGGCGGTGCTCTCGGCGATCATCTTCAACGCGATCGTGATTATCTTCCTAATCCCACTCGCGCTGCGAGGCGTGAAGTACCGCGCGGCATCCGCTGCAAACATTCTCAGTCGGAACCTCACGATCTATGGCCTCGGTGGCATCATCACCCCGTTTATCGGTATCGGACTCATTGACCTGCTAGTTCGCCTCATCCCTGGCTTCTAACAACCGCAGAGAAAGATTCATCATGCACAACTCATCACGTCAGACGTGGCGAACCATTCTGGTTGCCTTGCGCTCGATGGTGTTCCTCACACTCGTTCTTGGTGTTGGATACACCGCCGTTATGACCGGCGTTCTGCAGCTCACGCTGCCAGCCCAGGCAAACGGGTCCATGGTCACAACAAAGGATGGCCACACGGTTGGTTCATCGCTCATCGGGCAAAACTTCACCGATGATGACGGCAACCCGCGTCCCGATTATTTTCAGTCGCGGCCGTCCGCGGCAGGAGACAACGGTTACGACGGTGGTAGTTCTTCCGGTTCGAACTACGGGCCCGAAAACGAAGATCTGATCGCAGCCATTACCGAACGCAAAGAAGCCATTGCCAAGTTCAATAGTGTGTCACCGGATGAGGTGCCCGCGGATGCGGTTACCGCTTCCTCGTCAGGGCTCGACCCGCACATTAGTCCCGCGTACGCGAACATCCAAATTGCGCGTGTTGCCAAGGCTCGCGGTCTTGATGAAGCAGCAGTCCGTACACTCGTGACCGAGCACACATCCGGAGCAAGCCTCGGCTTCGTCGGTGAGCAAGTCGTGAACGTGCTTGAACTTAATGTCGCTCTCGACGAGCTGAAGGGATAGCTATGGCTGAACGTGGTCGCCTCCGGGTGCTCCTCGGTGCCGCACCTGGAGTCGGCAAGACTTTCACCATGCTCGAAGAGGGCCAGCGACTTCTTGCCGAAGGTAACGATGTCGTCATTGGTTTCCTCGAAACTCACGGACGGCGGGCCACGGCACGAATGGCCGAAGGCCTGCCGTCCGTACCACGGGCGAAGGTCATCTACCGCAATGTCGAAGTTGAAGAAATGGACCTCAATGCGGTGCTGGCTAGACACCCACAGATCGCTCTAGTCGACGAGTTGGCCCACACCAACACCCACTCAGATAACACACCTGGAAACGCAAAACGGTGGCAAGACGTTGAGGCGCTCCTGGACGCGGGGATCGACGTCATTTCAACGCTCAACATCCAACACATCGAATCACTCAACGACGTCGTAGAGCAGATTACCGGGGTGCCCCAGCGCGAAACTGTGCCCGATTCGGTACTGCGTGCCGCCGATCAGATCGAGCTCATTGACCTCGCTCCACAGGCGTTGCGAGACCGACTTACTCGAGGCGTGGTTTACCCAGCAGACCGCATCGACGCCGCACTTTCAAACTATTTCCGACTCGGCAACCTCACCGCACTACGCGAGCTCGCTCTGGTCTGGCTGGTCGACGAAGTCGATATCGCCCTCCAGCGTTATCGCGATAGCAACGGCATCGGCAACACGTGGGAAGCCCGCGAGCGCGTCGTGGTTGCGCTCACGGGTGGGCCCGAAGGCGAAACCCTGCTCCGACGTGGTGCGCGGATCGCCGCTCGCGCGGGTGGAGAGTTGATGGCGGTACATGTCACCAGCCAGGACGGACTTCGAGAGGGCAACCCTGCTGCCCTCGCGATGCAGCGCAGTCTTGTCGAGCAGCTCAACGGTAGCTACCACCAGATTGCGGGTGAAGACATTCCTGCGGCGTTGGTGCAATTCGCCAAATCCGTAAATGCAACCCAGCTTGTGCTCGGCGCGAGCCGACGCGGGTGGTTGATGACGGCACTCACCGGTCGAGGCATCGGCGCGACCGTGGTGCGTGAGTCTGGCGATATTGATGTGCACATGGTCAATATCGCCGGCGCACCCCAAGGGTGGGCGCTCCCCCGAATCACGGGCGCACTGACCCGTCAGCGTCGCATCCTGGGCTACGTACTCGCGCTCCTCGGCGGTCCACTGTTGACCACCGTTCTGATGCCGTTCCGTGACCCGGATGCCGTATGGACTATCGGAATCTGCTATCAGCTGCTCATCGTCGTCACCGCACTCGTCGGCGGGTTCTGGCCGGCGCTGATCAGTGCCGTGTTCTCGGGAATCACGATCGATTTCTTTTTTATCGAGCCGTATTCAACGGTGCACATCTATCAGCCCGAACATTGGCTCGCCCTGCTGATGTCGGTGGTGGCAGCAGCACTGGTGAGCTTCATCGTCGACCGCGCTGCAAAGGACACTCGCATTGCACGTAGAGCAGCTGCCGAGTCGGAGCTTATCCAAACCGCTGCTGGCAGTGTGCTTCGCGGTGACAATGCTATTCAGGCGTTAGTCGATCGAACCCGCGAAGCTCTCCAGGTCCCCGGCGTTCGACTCGTGCAGCGATCGACAGATGCGTCTTCGTCGGTGCGTGTCGTTGCTACTGCCGGTGAGCCGGTCCGTGATGAGCAGTTCTCGACTGTGGATATCGATGACACGACGGTCCTGGAAATCCATGGCCCCCAGTTGCATGCCTCAGAACAGCGCCTGCTGGCAGTATTGGCAGCACAGATGACTGCCGCGATGGAGTTCGAGCAACTGAGCGAGACCGCAAAGAGTATCGAGCCACTGGCCGCATCCGACCGCATCCGTGGCGCGCTACTGTCTGCGCTCAGTCACGACCTTCGCAAACCGCTTGCTGCCGCCACGGCCGCCGTCGGTGGGATACGACTTGCTGGGGATGATCTGTCGGTTGCTGATCGTGATGAGCTCTTGCAAACGGCTGAAGAGAGCCTGGCCTCCTTGGGTGCGCTCGTCACCGATCTCTTGGATGTGACGCGAGTGCAATCGGGCACGCTGCGGCTCCACTGTTCCGGCCACGACCCGGCGGGTGCCATCGCCTCCGCGCTGGATGAGCTTCAGCTGGGACCAGATCGGGTTACGCTCGCACTCAACCACGACGGCGCGCAGGCCGAGATAGATCCGGCGTTGTTGCAGCGCGCCGTTGCGAATCTACTCACTAACGCAGTTCGCCACAGTCCTCGCGATGTTCCGGCACATGTGAGTACCAGTGTGTTCGCGAGCAACATTGAGATTCGCATCATTGATCACGGCCCGGGTGTCGACCCGGAACGTCATGACGAAATGTTCGTACCTTTCCAGCGCTTGGGCGACACGGACAACTCCACCGGTCTCGGTTTGGGGCTAGCGCTGTCGCGCGGGTTTATCGAGGCGATGCACGGCACCATCACTCCGGAAACCACTCCGGGAGGTGGCCTGACGATGGTGATCACAATCCCGAGGGCGGCCCCTACCGCAGATTCGTCCCGGTCGCACGATACGCTTGCTTAACATCCATGAATATCAACATCCTTATCGCTGACGACGACCCCCAGATACTCCGCGCGCTGCGCATTACGCTCACCGCTAAGGGGTACAGAATCGCGACTGCGAGCGACGGCGCAACCACGATCACAGCGGCAATCGAGCACAAACCCGACTTGGTACTACTCGACTTGGGGATGCCGAACCTCGACGGAGTCGAAGTGATCCAGGCTATCCGCGGCTGGTCGACAGTGCCGATTCTGGTGGTCTCCGGCCGCGCCGGTGCGGCCGACAAAGTCGAGGCACTGGACGCGGGTGCAGATGATTACATCGTGAAGCCGTTCGCGATTGAGGAATTGCTCGCTCGCGTACGGGCACTCACTCGACGACTACCAAGGGAAGAGTCGACCGCTACTACCCCGCTTGTTCGTTTCGGGGACGTAACTGTTGACCTTGGGGCACACAGCGTCACCCGTGCGACCGACGGCGAACAGCGGACCGTGCGATTGACACCAACCGAGTGGCAATTTCTGGAGATTCTGGTGCGCAATGCGGGGAAACTCGTGACACGGCAGACCATTCTTAAACAGATCTGGGGAACCGAGCACGCCGAAGATACTGGCTATCTTCGGCTGTACGTATCGCAGTTGCGCCGCAAACTTGAGGCGAATCCAGCACACCCCGAACACATCTTGACCGAACCAGGTATGGGATATCGACTGAACATCGATTAGTAGTTCGATTACCGATCAACACCCGGAAACGAGAAACGCCCCGACCGAATAGCCGAGGCGATCTTGCTGGGGTACCTGGACTCGAACCAAGAACAACTGAACCAGAATCAGCCGTGTTGCCAATTACACCATACCCCAAGGGGCAGCTAACGCTTTCGCGTTTGCAGCACTGAGCAAGCCTAGCGCATCTCGCTCAACTCCCGCAACATGTTCACTCGCGCGCGATCCTCCCACCGCGCGAACCCGTATTCGGTGTGGAAGATTCGCT encodes:
- the kdpB gene encoding potassium-transporting ATPase subunit KdpB; amino-acid sequence: MSTTTSLKQDHERLDKKSERQQTARNRSGFSWQQLREALPVAGRKLNPAEQWRNPVMFIVWVGAALTTVLSVVEPMLGGPTQSGGAEVPWSFTPIIALWLWATVYFANIAEAVAEGRGKAQAETLKQTRSNTMATLVEQYDATKDASARHAKTIQVSSTELKIGDIVTVGAGELIPGDGDIIWGIASVDESAITGESAPVVRESGGDRSAVTGGTRVLSDRIVVRITSKPGATFVDRMIALVEGAARQKTPNEIALNILLASLSIIFLVVVLTLNPMATYAAAPVSVTVLVALLVCLIPTTIGALLSAIGIAGMDRLVQRNVLAMSGRAVEAAGDVTTLLLDKTGTITYGNRRASAFLPVDGVDEAELIRAAAFSSAADPTPEGVSIVELAATKGCVLEEHVDGEVVPFTAETRMSGLDLPDGGQIRKGAGSAVSAWVQQMDAKLPVSTEIQLDRLVSEISEQGGTPLVVAESSAEDTTRLLGVVHLKDVVKEGLPTKFKELRAMGIRTVMITGDNPLTAKAIAAEAGVDDFLAEATPEDKLAYIKKEQEGGNLVAMTGDGTNDAPALAQADVGVAMNTGTSAAKEAGNMVDLDSDPSKLIEIVRIGKQLLITRGALTTFSIANDVAKYFAIIPAMFMGVFPQLSALNVMGLHSPASAVLSAIIFNAIVIIFLIPLALRGVKYRAASAANILSRNLTIYGLGGIITPFIGIGLIDLLVRLIPGF
- the kdpC gene encoding potassium-transporting ATPase subunit KdpC, producing the protein MHNSSRQTWRTILVALRSMVFLTLVLGVGYTAVMTGVLQLTLPAQANGSMVTTKDGHTVGSSLIGQNFTDDDGNPRPDYFQSRPSAAGDNGYDGGSSSGSNYGPENEDLIAAITERKEAIAKFNSVSPDEVPADAVTASSSGLDPHISPAYANIQIARVAKARGLDEAAVRTLVTEHTSGASLGFVGEQVVNVLELNVALDELKG
- a CDS encoding DUF4118 domain-containing protein, producing the protein MAERGRLRVLLGAAPGVGKTFTMLEEGQRLLAEGNDVVIGFLETHGRRATARMAEGLPSVPRAKVIYRNVEVEEMDLNAVLARHPQIALVDELAHTNTHSDNTPGNAKRWQDVEALLDAGIDVISTLNIQHIESLNDVVEQITGVPQRETVPDSVLRAADQIELIDLAPQALRDRLTRGVVYPADRIDAALSNYFRLGNLTALRELALVWLVDEVDIALQRYRDSNGIGNTWEARERVVVALTGGPEGETLLRRGARIAARAGGELMAVHVTSQDGLREGNPAALAMQRSLVEQLNGSYHQIAGEDIPAALVQFAKSVNATQLVLGASRRGWLMTALTGRGIGATVVRESGDIDVHMVNIAGAPQGWALPRITGALTRQRRILGYVLALLGGPLLTTVLMPFRDPDAVWTIGICYQLLIVVTALVGGFWPALISAVFSGITIDFFFIEPYSTVHIYQPEHWLALLMSVVAAALVSFIVDRAAKDTRIARRAAAESELIQTAAGSVLRGDNAIQALVDRTREALQVPGVRLVQRSTDASSSVRVVATAGEPVRDEQFSTVDIDDTTVLEIHGPQLHASEQRLLAVLAAQMTAAMEFEQLSETAKSIEPLAASDRIRGALLSALSHDLRKPLAAATAAVGGIRLAGDDLSVADRDELLQTAEESLASLGALVTDLLDVTRVQSGTLRLHCSGHDPAGAIASALDELQLGPDRVTLALNHDGAQAEIDPALLQRAVANLLTNAVRHSPRDVPAHVSTSVFASNIEIRIIDHGPGVDPERHDEMFVPFQRLGDTDNSTGLGLGLALSRGFIEAMHGTITPETTPGGGLTMVITIPRAAPTADSSRSHDTLA
- a CDS encoding response regulator transcription factor produces the protein MNILIADDDPQILRALRITLTAKGYRIATASDGATTITAAIEHKPDLVLLDLGMPNLDGVEVIQAIRGWSTVPILVVSGRAGAADKVEALDAGADDYIVKPFAIEELLARVRALTRRLPREESTATTPLVRFGDVTVDLGAHSVTRATDGEQRTVRLTPTEWQFLEILVRNAGKLVTRQTILKQIWGTEHAEDTGYLRLYVSQLRRKLEANPAHPEHILTEPGMGYRLNID